Proteins found in one Fulvitalea axinellae genomic segment:
- a CDS encoding ISAs1 family transposase codes for MLAVFRSGGKLNFSQIHRSMKRDHDYWRDFTGGKSKCCVSRIQLRRILKDTDIEGLKAVTEATFGANETIDPQARQWFSIDGKELRGSIDKSSGDKRGESVVLVTAQEDKTSKVVGYYSGTKDSERGVVDEYFETQSDLSGTAYTMDALHNNSGLLEGIHGKRGVYLSQIKGNQKILREDLGDMERRSDCLNYKKTVEKGHGRIETRIYRIYLVETGCLERRWSNTGMSCFIRVDRTRKVVKTGKTSSETSYYVSNINTGLIDQYNLPNAVRGHWSVEANNNMRDTNFGEDGLRSLVSGIQQSVSCILTAVMNILIQRNAGENMNEMREEIVADINSIHQYFNR; via the coding sequence ATGCTTGCCGTATTCAGGAGCGGAGGAAAACTCAATTTCTCACAGATTCACCGCTCAATGAAAAGGGATCACGATTATTGGCGGGATTTCACAGGTGGTAAAAGTAAGTGTTGCGTGAGCCGTATTCAACTCCGCAGAATACTGAAGGATACAGATATCGAGGGACTTAAGGCGGTTACTGAAGCCACTTTTGGCGCAAACGAAACCATAGATCCGCAAGCTCGCCAATGGTTCTCGATAGACGGTAAAGAACTCCGGGGGAGTATCGACAAATCTTCGGGGGACAAACGCGGGGAAAGCGTGGTTCTTGTTACCGCGCAAGAAGATAAAACCAGCAAGGTCGTAGGCTACTATTCGGGCACTAAAGACTCCGAACGGGGAGTTGTCGACGAATACTTTGAAACTCAATCCGATCTTTCGGGAACGGCTTATACGATGGATGCCCTTCATAATAATTCCGGGCTACTGGAGGGAATCCACGGGAAACGGGGCGTTTACCTTTCACAAATAAAAGGGAACCAGAAAATACTCCGCGAAGACCTTGGGGATATGGAACGGAGATCAGACTGTTTGAACTATAAAAAGACTGTCGAAAAAGGTCATGGCAGGATCGAAACAAGAATATACCGGATCTACCTGGTGGAAACGGGATGCCTGGAGCGTCGCTGGTCGAATACAGGGATGAGCTGTTTCATAAGGGTGGACCGTACCCGTAAAGTCGTTAAAACAGGAAAAACATCAAGCGAGACATCATACTACGTCAGCAATATAAATACCGGTCTTATTGATCAATACAACTTGCCTAACGCCGTAAGGGGACACTGGTCCGTAGAGGCAAACAATAATATGAGGGATACGAACTTCGGAGAGGACGGGTTAAGGAGCCTTGTCTCTGGTATACAGCAAAGTGTTTCATGTATTTTGACTGCTGTAATGAATATTTTGATCCAAAGGAACGCTGGTGAAAATATGAATGAAATGCGAGAGGAGATCGTAGCAGATATAAATTCTATTCACCAATATTTTAATAGATAG